A stretch of the Uranotaenia lowii strain MFRU-FL chromosome 3, ASM2978415v1, whole genome shotgun sequence genome encodes the following:
- the LOC129752691 gene encoding probable cytochrome P450 6d4, translating to MINDPDLVKDVLVRNFSHFYDRGMRVDESVDPLGGHLFALSGEKWKHLRTKLGPAFTSGKLKAMFPTLLKIGEVMLDHVGRNGSGMIDVRELSARYSTDIIASVGFGIETDSINNEDEIFRRMGSKFFALTLKNMFRLGSFFFFPKLLTTLRMKHVDQEVEDFIFNLVQGTMEYRESNGIVRKDMMQLLLQLRNTGAVAEDDRWDVGVSKNSKTLSLPEISAQAFVFFIAAYETSSTAMAFCLYEVAKNKTIQRKAQEELDEILSINQGKFDYESVVKMQYLDKCIKETMRKYPSPPFLNRECTKDYRIPGTNTIIKKGTIVIISTLGLQRDEQFYPNPEEFIPERFDHFEDSNSKVPYYPFGDGPRICIGMRLGQLQVKLGLALLLSRFNLELVDESQRTGELKLSPKSILLTPVDGINLKLQERILNGCRKL from the coding sequence ATGATCAATGATCCGGATCTGGTGAAGGATGTGTTAGTTCGAAATTTCAGCCACTTTTATGATCGGGGAATGCGAGTGGATGAATCGGTGGACCCATTGGGAGGTCACTTGTTTGCGCTCTCTGGTGAAAAATGGAAACATCTACGCACGAAATTGGGACCAGCGTTCACGTCGGGCAAACTGAAAGCCATGTTTCCAACCTTGCTCAAAATCGGTGAAGTGATGTTGGATCATGTTGGCAGAAATGGCAGTGGAATGATAGATGTACGCGAGTTATCAGCACGCTACTCTACTGATATCATAGCTTCCGTTGGATTCGGAATAGAAACAGATTCCATCAACAATGAGGATGAAATTTTCCGTAGGATGGGAAGTAAATTTTTTGCTCTAACTCTGAAGAATATGTTCCGTTTGGGATCGTTCTTTTTCTTTCCTAAGTTGCTAACGACACTTCGTATGAAACATGTGGACCAAGAAGTTGAAgactttattttcaatcttgttCAAGGGACGATGGAATATCGGGAATCTAATGGGATCGTTCGTAAGGATATGATGCAATTGTTGCTTCAGCTGCGAAATACTGGAGCTGTTGCTGAAGACGATCGATGGGATGTTGGAGtttcgaaaaattctaaaacactATCTCTACCAGAAATATCTGCTCAAGCTTTCGTTTTCTTCATCGCTGCCTACGAAACTTCATCTACAGCTATGGCATTTTGTCTTTACGAAGTGGCGAAGAATAAAACCATTCAACGAAAAGCTCAAGAAGAGCTTGATGAAATCCTCAGTATCAACCAAGGAAAATTTGACTACGAAAGCGTTGTTAAAATGCAATATCTGGACAAATGTATCAAAGAAACTATGAGGAAGTATCCAAGCCCACCATTTTTGAATCGAGAGTGTACCAAGGACTATCGAATTCCAGGAACAaatacaattattaaaaaaggaACAATTGTGATCATTTCTACGTTGGGTTTGCAGCGAGATGAGCAATTCTATCCCAATCCCGAAGAGTTCATCCCTGAGAGATTTGACCACTTTGAAGACAGCAATTCTAAGGTACCCTACTATCCGTTTGGCGATGGGCCCAGAATCTGCATTGGGATGCGCCTGGGACAGTTGCAGGTTAAGCTGGGCTTGGCACTGCTACTAAGCCGATTCAATTTAGAGCTTGTAGATGAATCTCAAAGAACCGGTGAATTGAAGCTGTCTCCCAAATCTATATTGTTGACCCCGGTCGATGGAATCAATCTTAAGttgcaagaaagaattttaaatggCTGTCGAAAGCTTTGA
- the LOC129752692 gene encoding probable cytochrome P450 6d2: protein MLWFVVVLLLVIVTTLAFHKIWFTHWTRRGIAQFTPKFLFGDIGDVFLKPADIGTVIAKLYEKSKHLPICGIYFSFRRFLMINDPDLVKNVLVQNFSHFHDRGMKADLSVDPLGGNLFALSGEKWKHLRTKLGPAFSPGKLKGMFPNLLRIGEVMLDYVDRHESEAIDVKELSARYTTDIIASVGFGVDIDSINNQDDIFRKMGSKFFKPTLKNIFRAGCFFFLPKLLLALRLKHVDQDVEDFIINLVLKTVEYREANEIVRKDVMQLLLQLRNTGVVAEDERWDLDGVSQTSKHISLAEISAQAFVFFIGAYETSSTVMAYCLYEAARNKEIQKKIQEELDEILSKNHGKFDYESIVKMQYLEKCIRETMRKYPSLPFFNRECTKDYPIPGTKTIIEKGTVVIISTLGLQRDERFFPDPNKFIPERFDHFVNESSKVPYYPFGDGPRTCIGMRLGQLQVKLGLALLFSRFSLNLVDESQRNDEPKLSPKSILMAPIGGITLNLHRRSANDKVLF from the coding sequence AGCAGACATCGGTACAGTGATTGCTAAACTGTACGAAAAATCCAAACATTTGCCGATATGTGGGATTTATTTTTCGTTCAGACGATTTTTGATGATCAATGATCCGGATCTGGTGAAGAATGTGttggtgcaaaatttcagccatTTCCATGACAGAGGAATGAAAGCGGACTTATCGGTGGACCCTTTAGGTGGAAATTTATTTGCACTTTCTGGCGAAAAATGGAAACATCTGCGCACGAAATTAGGACCAGCATTTTCACCAGGAAAGCTGAAAGGCATGTTCCCCAACTTGCTGAGGATCGGTGAAGTGATGTTAGATTATGTCGACAGGCATGAAAGTGAGGCTATAGATGTTAAAGAATTATCAGCTCGCTACACGACAGATATCATAGCATCCGTGGGCTTTGGCGTGGATATCGATTCTATCAACAACCAGGACGACATTTTCCGTAAGATGggatcaaagtttttcaaaccaACATTGAAGAACATCTTTCGTGCTGgatgtttcttttttcttccgAAGCTACTGCTAGCTCTTCGCTTGAAACATGTGGATCAAGATGTTGAAGATTTTATTATCAATCTTGTACTAAAAACGGTAGAATATCGCGAAGCGAATGAAATCGTTCGTAAAGATGTGATGCAATTGTTGCTTCAGCTGCGTAACACAGGAGTGGTTGCTGAAGATGAACGATGGGATTTGGATGGGGTTTCGCAAACAAGCAAACATATATCCTTGGCAGAAATATCAGCTCAAGCTTTCGTGTTCTTCATTGGAGCATATGAAACGTCCTCTACTGTAATGGCGTATTGTCTCTATGAAGCAGCTAGAAATAAAGAAATACAGAAGAAAATACAGGAAGAGCTGGATGAGATTTTAAGCAAGAATCATGGAAAGTTTGACTACGAAAGCATCGTTAAAATGCAATATCTGGAAAAATGCATTAGAGAAACTATGAGGAAGTATCCCAGCTTACCGTTTTTCAATCGAGAGTGTACAAAGGACTATCCGATTCCTGGAACAAAAACGATTATTGAAAAAGGAACAGTTGTGATCATTTCAACTTTGGGCTTACAGCGAGATGAGCGATTCTTTCCGGATCCCAATAAGTTCATCCCTGAGAGATTTGACCACTTTGTGAACGAAAGCTCGAAAGTACCCTACTATCCGTTTGGCGATGGGCCCAGAACCTGCATAGGGATGCGTTTAGGACAGTTGCAAGTGAAGCTGGGATTGGCACTTCTATTTAGCAGATTCAGCTTAAACTTAGTGGATGAATCCCAGAGAAACGACGAGCCAAAGCTTTCTCCAAAATCTATACTGATGGCTCCTATCGGTGGGATAACTTTGAATTTGCATCGAAGATCTGCCAATGATAAGGTGCTATTCTGA